The following are encoded in a window of Dehalococcoidia bacterium genomic DNA:
- a CDS encoding ThiF family adenylyltransferase, with the protein MYTVEPRDIMQTGMPDIVLVGCGGTGSLAAEGLCRLGVNSKLTLIDPDRVEEHNLRRQNFYEGDVGRFKSEVLATRLARQYRRPVEYSVLPYEADMLDGTTHGFTHKAMRKFIIGCVDNAAARIEIARKMPTYSWWLDAGNGHHSGQVFIGDTGTLEGLHKSFESFYNNVSHLPLPSLQQPALLLPTVEPVRRDCAEAVRDEEQSPVINQAMAMLVVEFTHRFLTRRLSWMQAYIDLDAGTLNTVAATPHAVAKMLSMKEKFLTEERCDHGRAFSQPENEGD; encoded by the coding sequence ATGTACACTGTTGAGCCTAGGGATATAATGCAAACCGGTATGCCCGATATCGTTTTGGTAGGCTGCGGCGGCACCGGCAGCCTGGCGGCCGAGGGCCTGTGCCGGCTTGGAGTTAATTCCAAACTGACGCTCATCGACCCTGACCGGGTAGAGGAGCATAACCTCCGGCGCCAGAACTTCTATGAGGGCGACGTAGGCAGGTTTAAATCCGAAGTGCTGGCTACCCGTCTGGCCCGGCAGTACCGCCGGCCGGTGGAGTACAGCGTTCTACCGTATGAGGCCGACATGCTTGATGGCACCACACATGGCTTTACCCATAAAGCCATGCGGAAATTCATTATCGGCTGCGTCGACAACGCCGCGGCCAGGATAGAAATCGCCCGCAAGATGCCCACGTACAGCTGGTGGCTCGATGCCGGCAACGGACACCATTCCGGCCAGGTCTTCATCGGGGACACCGGTACCTTGGAGGGGCTCCATAAATCGTTCGAGAGCTTCTACAATAACGTAAGCCATCTGCCGCTGCCGTCCTTGCAGCAGCCGGCACTGCTTTTGCCTACGGTTGAGCCGGTAAGAAGGGACTGCGCTGAAGCGGTGAGGGACGAAGAGCAGAGCCCGGTAATCAACCAGGCCATGGCCATGCTAGTGGTCGAGTTCACCCACCGCTTTCTGACGCGGAGGCTATCCTGGATGCAGGCGTATATAGACCTTGATGCCGGCACTCTCAACACGGTCGCTGCCACGCCGCATGCCGTGGCCAAGATGCTGTCGATGAAAGAAAAGTTCCTGACAGAAGAACGCTGCGACCATGGTCGGGCGTTCAGCCAGCCGGAGAATGAAGGTGATTAA